A region of Phosphitispora fastidiosa DNA encodes the following proteins:
- a CDS encoding cupredoxin domain-containing protein — MCGIVGLHIHISLEKWRYNTVCPGGLDCFCSGWLCPTGARSSCRTARRPQIVSLDLTTSSYSPNNITMKKGIPVEVRTNSSADAGCVSGLMIPDFDINKALDVGQDSFTFVPDKAGTFEFTCEMRMSSSTLTVI, encoded by the coding sequence TTGTGCGGCATAGTAGGGCTTCACATACACATATCACTAGAAAAATGGAGGTATAACACTGTCTGTCCTGGCGGTCTGGATTGCTTCTGCAGTGGTTGGCTCTGCCCCACCGGAGCCCGCTCCTCTTGCAGAACAGCGCGGCGGCCCCAGATTGTCTCTCTGGACCTGACTACGAGCAGCTACAGCCCGAATAATATCACCATGAAAAAGGGTATTCCGGTAGAGGTGAGAACAAATTCCTCAGCAGATGCCGGCTGTGTCAGCGGACTTATGATACCTGACTTTGACATTAACAAGGCTTTGGATGTGGGGCAGGATTCCTTTACTTTTGTTCCTGATAAGGCAGGCACCTTTGAATTTACCTGCGAGATGAGAATGTCATCCAGCACACTGACCGTCATCTAG
- a CDS encoding Fe-S-containing protein, whose translation MSRESKKKKFADQKKPRRGTYFLIGLAAAAVIAGGALMLFGKSGSEGLTNVGAVNYGSAAVDFSAVEAEDSGNKIVLNLDEIKNKKSLTFDVQGVDFTLNNGTAFDYLPLLAYVSDKGNIVVAASLCEPCSGVAFHIEGDQLVCNACGTRWSLDGLKGISGGCTTYPPEMIDYNIEGDKLIIDRAALENWQPRAV comes from the coding sequence ATGTCAAGAGAATCCAAGAAAAAAAAATTTGCAGATCAAAAGAAGCCGCGCAGAGGGACATATTTTTTGATAGGATTAGCGGCGGCAGCAGTTATTGCAGGTGGAGCCCTGATGCTTTTTGGGAAATCAGGAAGTGAAGGTCTTACTAATGTGGGCGCCGTAAACTATGGCAGCGCTGCCGTTGATTTCAGCGCCGTTGAGGCTGAGGACTCGGGTAATAAGATTGTGTTGAACTTAGATGAAATTAAGAATAAGAAGAGCCTGACATTTGATGTCCAGGGAGTCGATTTCACCCTGAATAACGGCACCGCCTTTGACTATCTGCCTCTGCTGGCATATGTTTCCGATAAGGGAAATATCGTTGTGGCTGCCAGTCTTTGTGAACCCTGCAGTGGTGTCGCCTTCCACATTGAGGGTGACCAACTGGTCTGCAATGCCTGTGGGACACGCTGGTCCCTGGATGGTTTAAAGGGTATTTCCGGCGGCTGTACCACTTATCCCCCGGAGATGATTGATTACAACATTGAAGGGGATAAGCTGATTATTGACAGGGCGGCACTGGAAAATTGGCAGCCAAGGGCTGTGTAA
- a CDS encoding BlaI/MecI/CopY family transcriptional regulator has protein sequence MFLSKFISDFKPHKLGLKKVLGDLEAEVMKIMWQKEKATVREVHEHLFLTRELAYTTVMTIMSRLADKKLLNKEPKGNAFVYSPAVSEAQFASMVAGEVLDGLMEDFAEPALSHMVDRLTEGNPGRLDELEKRIKELRTKGDG, from the coding sequence ATGTTTCTGTCAAAGTTTATTTCTGACTTCAAGCCGCATAAGCTGGGGCTGAAAAAGGTGCTTGGCGACCTGGAGGCTGAAGTTATGAAGATTATGTGGCAAAAGGAAAAGGCTACGGTCAGGGAGGTTCATGAACATTTGTTTTTAACCAGGGAACTTGCTTATACTACGGTAATGACCATTATGAGCCGCCTTGCCGACAAGAAGCTCTTGAACAAAGAACCAAAAGGCAATGCCTTTGTTTACAGCCCTGCTGTGTCAGAGGCGCAGTTTGCCAGCATGGTTGCCGGTGAAGTCCTTGACGGGCTGATGGAGGATTTTGCTGAGCCGGCTCTTTCCCACATGGTAGACAGGTTGACTGAAGGGAACCCTGGCAGATTAGACGAATTAGAGAAACGTATAAAGGAGCTTAGGACAAAGGGGGATGGTTAG
- a CDS encoding OsmC family protein, which produces MPEINGINLEVGQKIIETVRDNPEFGKTMWRARTVWKGGTKSESEIRGFKVLIDEPIDLGGTDEAPNPVEMILSALGSCLVVGYSLNAAMMGIELQKIEVELEGDIDLPGFFGLPSDVLPGYTSVRAKVFLKSSVGLDKLEELHQRVTATSPVGLTLSKSVNLDVELVKRRTA; this is translated from the coding sequence ATGCCAGAAATTAATGGTATTAATCTTGAGGTTGGCCAGAAAATTATTGAAACTGTCAGGGATAATCCCGAATTTGGCAAAACCATGTGGCGGGCTAGGACAGTTTGGAAGGGTGGTACCAAGTCGGAATCGGAAATTCGCGGTTTCAAGGTACTGATTGACGAACCCATTGACCTTGGGGGCACCGATGAGGCGCCTAATCCTGTGGAAATGATCCTGTCTGCCCTGGGAAGCTGCCTGGTGGTTGGTTATTCGTTGAATGCAGCTATGATGGGGATAGAACTGCAAAAGATTGAAGTTGAACTTGAAGGTGACATCGACCTGCCGGGATTTTTCGGGCTGCCGTCAGATGTACTTCCCGGATATACCAGCGTGAGAGCAAAGGTATTTCTGAAGAGTTCAGTTGGCCTGGACAAACTTGAGGAACTTCATCAAAGGGTTACAGCCACATCCCCTGTAGGACTGACTCTCAGTAAGAGCGTTAACCTTGACGTAGAACTTGTTAAACGGAGAACAGCTTAA
- a CDS encoding M56 family metallopeptidase, with translation MFYTMLVKSYVHPFILYVLFGTLAGYLAVLLLLRLPLFKDTRSRAVLFGIPLVVPVAAYVFRGPLRLDRCAVYGHSIGQIDSWLCFAGNILAVILTPLFFASVIFAAARIILSIYASRSYVKKYGYASDADRPQLFAALKILCLKAEMKVPRVIVTRDIFARAFTMGFRSPVLVLSEGLLSGLDEDELETVMAHELGHIVRGDSLLNRILLFLKDIMFFVPLANMVFRNYSAEKEKASDDFAVRLTGKPMAFAQALIKVWKMSRHSIVDELLPYPSLAGNGGVLEKRVERLLEGEHKIIGSIWFTAAAAMVITGLSVFVLQWVC, from the coding sequence ATGTTTTACACTATGCTGGTTAAGAGCTATGTACACCCCTTTATCCTTTATGTATTGTTTGGGACCCTGGCAGGTTATTTGGCAGTACTGCTTTTGCTGCGGCTGCCGCTGTTTAAGGACACCCGGTCGAGGGCGGTACTCTTCGGTATCCCCCTGGTTGTTCCGGTTGCTGCCTATGTATTCAGGGGACCGCTCCGGCTTGACAGGTGTGCCGTATACGGCCACAGCATCGGGCAGATCGATAGCTGGCTCTGTTTTGCAGGGAATATCCTGGCTGTTATCCTAACCCCGTTATTTTTCGCGTCGGTGATTTTTGCTGCTGCCAGAATTATTCTCAGTATTTATGCGTCACGCAGTTATGTAAAGAAATATGGGTATGCATCAGATGCAGACCGGCCCCAACTGTTTGCGGCACTGAAAATACTCTGTCTTAAAGCAGAAATGAAAGTTCCCAGGGTCATTGTTACCCGGGACATTTTTGCCAGGGCGTTTACCATGGGATTTCGTTCCCCGGTTCTCGTTCTTTCTGAAGGACTGCTTAGCGGTCTGGATGAAGACGAGTTAGAGACTGTCATGGCACACGAATTGGGGCACATAGTGAGGGGTGATTCCCTCTTAAACAGGATACTCCTTTTCCTGAAAGATATCATGTTTTTCGTGCCCCTGGCAAACATGGTTTTCCGCAATTATTCGGCAGAAAAGGAAAAGGCTTCTGATGATTTTGCCGTAAGGCTGACAGGAAAACCAATGGCATTTGCCCAAGCTCTGATAAAGGTATGGAAAATGTCAAGACACAGTATTGTTGACGAACTCCTGCCATATCCCAGTCTGGCCGGAAACGGCGGGGTCCTGGAAAAACGGGTGGAAAGGCTCCTTGAAGGAGAACACAAAATTATTGGCAGCATTTGGTTTACAGCTGCAGCAGCTATGGTTATAACAGGTTTATCAGTATTTGTCCTTCAGTGGGTTTGCTGA
- the cysK gene encoding cysteine synthase A translates to MVGKDSKNDAADVTCLIGNTPLYRFRKTIPDGAAAVMAKMEMYNPGGSIKDRIALQMVEEAEKNGSIRSGSVIVEATSGNTGIGLAIVAASRGYRLILVMPESIGKEYRTVLRMYGAEVVATPEDEGMTGAVNKAEEILSQNPHYYMPRQFQNPSNPEVHRRTTGREILSQMEGKIDAFVAGIGTGGTITGVGEVLKQEIPGVRVIGVEPAECAVLSGGKPGSHRIHGIGAGFVPETLNLAVLDEVITVTEYDAVMTSMALARAEGVLAGYSSGAAVYAAARVARELGPGKRVVTILPDSGEKYLSMAPYFRFDLAKNGMN, encoded by the coding sequence ATGGTGGGTAAAGATTCGAAAAATGATGCTGCAGACGTTACCTGCCTCATTGGGAACACCCCGCTCTACAGGTTTAGAAAAACTATTCCTGATGGAGCGGCTGCGGTCATGGCCAAAATGGAAATGTATAACCCCGGCGGCAGTATCAAGGACCGGATAGCCCTGCAAATGGTAGAAGAGGCAGAAAAGAATGGCAGCATCAGATCAGGCAGTGTTATCGTTGAGGCCACCAGTGGCAACACGGGCATTGGTCTGGCTATTGTAGCCGCATCCAGGGGCTACCGGTTGATCCTGGTGATGCCGGAATCGATTGGCAAGGAATACAGGACCGTACTCCGCATGTATGGGGCAGAGGTAGTTGCCACACCGGAAGATGAAGGGATGACGGGCGCTGTAAATAAGGCTGAGGAAATTCTCAGCCAAAATCCTCACTACTACATGCCGAGACAGTTTCAGAACCCTTCCAATCCTGAGGTCCATCGGAGGACAACCGGCAGGGAAATCCTCAGTCAGATGGAGGGAAAAATAGATGCCTTTGTTGCTGGAATCGGGACCGGAGGAACCATCACCGGGGTTGGGGAAGTCCTTAAACAGGAGATACCCGGTGTCCGGGTGATCGGTGTTGAACCTGCCGAGTGTGCGGTCCTTTCCGGAGGCAAACCCGGCAGCCACAGGATACATGGGATTGGCGCCGGATTTGTCCCGGAAACGCTGAATCTTGCTGTTTTAGATGAAGTTATTACGGTGACCGAATATGATGCTGTGATGACTTCTATGGCCCTTGCCAGGGCAGAAGGAGTCTTGGCAGGTTACTCTTCAGGAGCCGCTGTTTATGCCGCTGCCCGGGTGGCCAGGGAACTCGGACCGGGCAAACGGGTTGTTACGATTTTGCCTGATTCAGGAGAAAAATACCTTAGTATGGCCCCTTATTTTCGCTTTGACTTGGCTAAAAACGGCATGAATTAA
- the metA gene encoding homoserine O-acetyltransferase MetA produces MPIKIPDNLPAAKILAGENIFVMDETRAFHQDIRPLRILLLNLMPAKIVTETQILRLLGNTPLQLEVVFLHPGTYMSRNTPRDHLVAFYKTFDEIRYAKFDGMIITGAPVEQLEFSEVAYWEELKKIMDWSLRNVYAVLYLCWGAQAGLYHHFRVSKHRLQEKIFGVFPHTVNQKNHKLLKGFDDIFYAPHSRHTENRREDIAKVSGLEILAESDEAGVYLAASEDGRHVFVTGHSEYEPLTLKAEYERDIGKGLEIGLPNNYFPGNDPAKAPVVNWRGHANLLFANWINYFVYQETPFNLNEIV; encoded by the coding sequence ATGCCGATAAAAATCCCGGATAACCTTCCGGCGGCCAAAATACTGGCCGGGGAAAATATTTTTGTCATGGATGAGACCAGGGCTTTTCATCAGGACATCCGGCCTTTAAGAATCCTGCTCCTGAACCTGATGCCTGCCAAGATTGTCACAGAAACACAAATCCTTAGGCTGCTGGGGAATACCCCGCTGCAGCTGGAGGTGGTATTCCTGCACCCCGGCACCTATATGTCCCGAAACACCCCGAGAGACCACCTGGTTGCATTTTATAAGACGTTTGATGAAATAAGGTATGCCAAATTTGACGGGATGATTATTACCGGGGCTCCTGTTGAGCAGCTCGAATTCTCTGAGGTAGCCTATTGGGAGGAACTGAAGAAAATCATGGATTGGTCACTCAGGAATGTTTACGCGGTGCTTTACCTGTGCTGGGGCGCTCAGGCCGGACTTTATCACCATTTCAGGGTATCCAAGCACAGACTGCAGGAAAAGATTTTTGGCGTTTTCCCCCATACGGTGAACCAGAAAAATCATAAGCTTCTGAAGGGCTTTGATGATATCTTTTATGCTCCTCATTCAAGGCATACGGAAAATCGCCGTGAAGACATTGCAAAAGTTTCCGGCCTGGAAATCCTTGCCGAGTCTGACGAGGCGGGGGTCTACCTGGCAGCCTCAGAGGACGGCAGGCACGTATTTGTTACCGGACACTCTGAGTATGAACCACTGACCCTTAAGGCAGAGTATGAACGGGATATCGGTAAGGGACTGGAGATTGGCCTGCCGAACAATTATTTTCCCGGGAATGATCCGGCAAAAGCGCCCGTGGTAAACTGGAGGGGGCATGCCAATCTTTTGTTTGCCAACTGGATAAATTATTTCGTCTATCAGGAAACTCCCTTTAATCTTAATGAAATCGTCTGA
- a CDS encoding ABC transporter permease, which produces MKLHNIALNNIRRRKAKLAFLVAGMVIGIATIVVLFTVTGAMEKEISDKFDQIGSNMTIVPRTEALSTSYEGISASDIAGGVRQMTMEDVARIGTIKNKENIAVVSPKLLETLQVDDKNMTVMGVRFAEELKMKRWWELDGRAPGTPDEVLLGFRAAERLGKRPGETVVINGADYKVSGIIRETGSQEDSIVLADLRSLQQLSGKTGAVSFIEVAALCYTCPIEEITAQISEKLPGTKVSAIREVVQARQDFVDRFSQLGISVSVIVLVIGSLVVLTTMMSAVNERTREIGIFRAIGFRKSHVIGIILMEAGFISIIGGLLGYLAGMAGARVAAPLIAKMEVAVPWDLQIGLMAMGVAVIMGLAAGLLPAFRAARQDPVEALRFI; this is translated from the coding sequence GTGAAGCTGCATAATATCGCATTAAACAATATCAGGCGCAGGAAGGCCAAGCTGGCCTTCCTGGTAGCCGGTATGGTGATTGGTATTGCCACAATCGTGGTCCTGTTTACCGTGACCGGGGCTATGGAAAAGGAAATATCGGATAAGTTTGACCAAATTGGGTCAAATATGACAATTGTGCCCCGGACAGAGGCTCTGAGTACTTCATATGAAGGAATCAGCGCCTCCGATATTGCCGGCGGGGTCAGGCAGATGACCATGGAAGATGTGGCCAGGATAGGCACTATCAAGAATAAGGAGAATATCGCAGTTGTATCTCCTAAGCTCCTGGAAACACTGCAGGTTGATGATAAGAACATGACGGTAATGGGTGTGCGGTTTGCGGAGGAACTGAAGATGAAGCGCTGGTGGGAGTTGGACGGCAGAGCGCCGGGTACTCCTGACGAGGTCCTGCTGGGTTTCCGGGCAGCAGAACGGTTGGGTAAGAGGCCCGGGGAGACGGTTGTTATAAACGGGGCTGACTACAAGGTCAGCGGGATAATCAGGGAAACAGGCAGTCAGGAGGATTCAATTGTCCTGGCGGACCTGCGCAGCCTGCAGCAGCTTTCCGGCAAGACGGGGGCGGTCAGTTTCATTGAGGTTGCGGCGCTGTGCTATACCTGTCCAATTGAGGAAATAACCGCACAGATTTCGGAAAAACTGCCCGGGACTAAAGTCAGCGCTATCAGGGAAGTCGTCCAGGCGCGCCAGGACTTTGTGGACCGTTTCTCTCAGCTTGGCATATCAGTATCTGTAATTGTCCTGGTAATAGGTTCACTTGTAGTACTGACTACCATGATGTCGGCGGTTAACGAACGCACCAGGGAGATTGGTATTTTTCGGGCCATAGGCTTCAGAAAGAGCCATGTCATTGGGATTATCCTTATGGAAGCAGGTTTTATCAGCATTATTGGCGGTTTGCTGGGATACCTGGCCGGAATGGCAGGGGCAAGAGTGGCGGCGCCGCTAATCGCCAAAATGGAGGTTGCGGTTCCATGGGATCTCCAGATCGGGCTTATGGCTATGGGGGTAGCTGTCATTATGGGCCTGGCCGCAGGTCTGCTTCCTGCCTTCAGGGCAGCACGACAGGACCCTGTTGAGGCCCTGCGTTTTATTTAG
- a CDS encoding homocysteine synthase has protein sequence MKANEKLKPETLALHGGQRPDPATGSRAVPIYQTSSYVFEDTAHAARLFDLEEPGNIYTRMMNPTTDVLEQRVAALEGGVGGLATASGQAAITLALLALAHAGDEIVSSASLYGGTYNLFCHTFKTMGIKVVFVDPADPENFRKAITSRTKAVYAETIGNPKLDTLDIENVAAIAHERGVPLVIDNTLPSPYLVNPAAHGADIIIHSATKFIGGHGTSLGGIIVDSGNFNWEGGKYPQFTTPDPTYHGINFVAAVGKAAYITKVRVQLLRDIGPALSPFNAFLLLQGLETLHLRMERHSQNAIEVARYLSRHPKVGWVKYPGLEEDPAHDLARKYHRKELYGAIVGFGVKGGLEEGRKFIENLELLSHLANVGDAKSLVIHPASTTHRQLSPEEQQASGVTPDFIRLSVGLENIGDIIADIDKALEVV, from the coding sequence GTGAAAGCAAATGAAAAACTTAAACCGGAAACCCTGGCGCTTCATGGAGGGCAGCGGCCTGACCCCGCTACGGGCTCCAGGGCGGTTCCCATTTACCAAACAAGTTCTTATGTTTTTGAAGATACTGCTCATGCAGCGCGGCTTTTCGACCTTGAAGAACCGGGTAATATCTATACAAGGATGATGAATCCCACCACAGATGTGTTGGAGCAGAGGGTCGCCGCTCTTGAAGGAGGGGTTGGGGGTCTGGCCACAGCGTCGGGACAGGCAGCTATAACGCTGGCGCTGCTTGCCCTGGCCCATGCAGGAGATGAAATCGTTTCATCTGCCAGCCTTTATGGAGGGACATACAACCTGTTCTGCCATACTTTCAAAACGATGGGGATAAAGGTTGTTTTTGTGGACCCGGCTGATCCGGAAAATTTCCGTAAAGCCATTACCTCCAGGACAAAGGCTGTATATGCTGAAACAATTGGAAATCCCAAACTGGATACCCTTGATATTGAAAATGTAGCTGCCATTGCCCATGAACGTGGGGTGCCGCTGGTTATTGACAATACATTGCCATCACCTTATCTGGTGAATCCTGCCGCCCATGGGGCAGACATTATTATTCACTCTGCTACCAAGTTTATCGGCGGACATGGCACATCTTTAGGGGGCATCATCGTGGATTCGGGAAACTTCAACTGGGAGGGCGGGAAATACCCCCAGTTCACCACGCCTGACCCCACATATCACGGAATTAATTTTGTGGCAGCTGTAGGAAAAGCCGCATATATTACCAAGGTTCGGGTCCAGCTTTTAAGGGATATAGGGCCTGCCCTGAGTCCGTTTAATGCGTTTCTGTTGCTCCAGGGACTGGAGACGCTTCATCTGAGGATGGAGCGCCACAGTCAAAATGCTATTGAGGTGGCCAGGTATCTTTCCCGGCATCCTAAGGTTGGCTGGGTAAAATATCCCGGACTGGAAGAAGACCCTGCTCATGACCTGGCCAGGAAATACCACAGAAAAGAGCTATATGGGGCAATTGTAGGTTTTGGCGTTAAGGGCGGTCTGGAAGAGGGCAGAAAGTTCATCGAAAACCTGGAACTGCTTTCACATCTGGCCAATGTCGGGGATGCCAAATCTCTTGTCATCCACCCGGCATCAACCACCCATCGTCAGCTTAGTCCTGAGGAACAGCAGGCGTCTGGGGTGACCCCTGACTTTATCCGGCTTTCGGTGGGGCTGGAGAATATCGGGGACATTATTGCAGATATTGACAAGGCCCTGGAGGTGGTCTGA
- the cysK gene encoding cysteine synthase A — MGKIHESITELVGSTPLVRLQKLNDTGADILVKLESFNPGGSVKDRISLNMVVQAEREGRIGSNTVIIEPTSGNTGIGLAIIAAARGYKLILTMPDTMSVERRSLLKAYGAELVLTPGAEGMKGAVSKALELSGEYPDSFVPQQFENPANPEIHSSTTAREIWEDTDGNIDILVAGVGTGGTVTGVGQKLKELNPEVQIIAVEPANSPVLSGGAPGPHKIQGIGAGFVPGVLNREVIDEIITVTDDDAMDLARKAASGEGMLVGISSGAALYAGLKVGSRPENKGKRVVIVFPDTGERYLSTALFANV; from the coding sequence ATGGGTAAGATTCATGAAAGCATCACCGAACTGGTTGGGAGCACACCATTGGTGAGGCTGCAAAAACTGAATGACACCGGGGCCGATATTCTGGTTAAGCTGGAATCCTTCAATCCGGGTGGAAGTGTCAAGGATCGTATCAGTCTTAATATGGTCGTCCAGGCGGAACGGGAAGGCAGAATTGGCAGTAATACCGTAATTATCGAACCAACCAGCGGGAACACCGGAATTGGGCTGGCAATCATTGCTGCTGCCAGAGGGTACAAACTGATATTGACCATGCCGGATACCATGAGTGTGGAAAGAAGGAGCCTGCTCAAGGCATATGGCGCAGAGCTTGTGTTAACTCCGGGGGCGGAGGGTATGAAGGGTGCCGTCAGCAAAGCCCTCGAATTATCAGGAGAATACCCGGATTCCTTTGTGCCACAGCAATTTGAGAACCCGGCCAATCCTGAAATCCACAGCAGTACAACTGCCAGGGAAATCTGGGAAGACACTGATGGAAATATTGATATACTTGTCGCTGGGGTTGGTACAGGGGGGACAGTTACCGGAGTTGGTCAAAAACTTAAGGAACTGAATCCCGAGGTACAGATAATTGCAGTTGAACCTGCAAATTCTCCCGTGCTGTCCGGCGGCGCTCCAGGACCCCATAAAATTCAGGGTATCGGGGCCGGTTTTGTGCCAGGAGTGTTAAACAGGGAGGTTATTGATGAAATCATCACTGTTACAGATGACGATGCCATGGATTTAGCCAGAAAAGCAGCCTCCGGCGAAGGAATGCTGGTGGGGATATCAAGCGGTGCGGCCCTTTACGCTGGGCTTAAAGTTGGCAGTCGCCCGGAAAACAAGGGTAAAAGAGTCGTCATAGTTTTTCCCGATACCGGCGAACGATACCTTTCCACAGCGCTGTTTGCAAACGTTTAA
- a CDS encoding DUF1540 domain-containing protein, protein MPDIKCSVTECEYNSNIKCGAPMIQVDHNKVPQSNNSDETKCDTFRTKG, encoded by the coding sequence TTGCCTGATATCAAGTGCTCAGTTACCGAGTGTGAGTATAACAGCAATATCAAGTGTGGTGCTCCGATGATCCAGGTGGACCACAACAAGGTTCCCCAGTCAAACAATTCAGATGAAACCAAGTGTGATACCTTCAGGACCAAAGGCTAA